GGAGCCCGGGCCCGACACGGTCACGGCGGTGACGGGTTTGCCGGAGTTGTTGACGATGCCGACCAGGGTGTCGTCACTGCCGTCGTACGGACCGACCGACGGGTCCCCCTGGACCGAGACGGAGCCGTCGGCATTGACGACCAGCATGATCTCGCAGCCCGGCGCGGCACCGACGGCCGGGCACTGCTGGTACGGCGGAGCGGGTGGTGCGGCCGCCTGCGCAGCCACGACCGGCGATAAGCCCACGATCAGCGCGGACGCCGCGACGAGCGCGGCCCGCTTGGATGCTCTGGACACAAGGTCCCCCCTTCGCTGCCCGTCCCAGGGCATGACGAACAACCGCCGGCCCTGTGACGGGCGGACAGGACCGCGGTCGTCAACAGTGCAGCAGAAGCCACCTGTCCCTGTCAGGCAATCGGGACATACTGGCCCGGAGGCGGCAGCCGACGGCCAATCAGGACGATCAGGACATGACACGGCCCCGCACCGGGGTGCCGACACGGGATCAGGCCCCGGTGACCGCCTGGGCGCCGGCCCTGGCCAGGGTCTGGATCAAGGTGATGCCCGCGCTCTCGGACGGGTCGTGGTCGGAGAGGACCGCGATCAGGAGCAGGTGATCGCGGTGGCGGACGCCACCGATGCTGTTGACGGTCCAGGTGCCGTCCGGCCGGGGAAGCCAGCCGTTCTTGAGGGCGTGGCGCCCGTCGGCGGCGGCGCTGACACCCCAGTCCTGGTCGGCCTCCACCTGGCCCATGAGGCGCTGGATGAAGGAACGGGACGCGGGGGTCAGTGCCGAACGGCTGGTGAAGATCTGCTGCAGGAGCCGCAGTTGGTCGCCGGCGGTGGTGGTGGTCAGCCCCCAGTGCAGGGTGTGCACAGCGGTGCCGGTCAGCCCGAACCTGCGGTTCGCCCGACCGATGCCCCAGGCGCCGCCCGCCTGCCGGAAGAGCCGGTCCGCGCAGGCGTTGTCGCTGGCCTGGATCATGCGTGTGGCCAGGGCCCGCTGACCGGCGTTCAGCCCGGTCGCTCCTGCGTCCTGACGCTCCAGGAGCAGCGCGGCGAGGATGTCGACCTTCGCGATGCTGGCACTGACGAACGCCCTGGCGGATGCGCCGCGGACCAGCGTCCGACCGCCGGCCAGGTCCTCCACGGCGACGGCCACGTGCCCGGGCGCCTGGCCGAGCAGGCGGTCCAGGGACGCGACCGAGACGTCGGAGGAGACGCGCCGTGGCGGCGGCGCCGGGCGTGCGGCGGGGCTCGCGGTGACTGCTGCGGGCGAGCGGGGCGCAGGGGTGATGGTCCGCCAGGGCCGGAAGTGCGCCTCGGCCTCGGTGTGGGAGGAGCAGCCCGCGAGCAGTGCGCAGACCAGAACCGTGCCGGCCGCGCAGCGGGGCAGGCGTCTCCTCCTGCCGCCCCCGGGGCGCGCGCCGGGCGAGGGCGCGCGCACGGTCAGGGCGTTCACCTCTGTCTGCCCGTCACGGCGGCGCCGACGACGCGGATACTCCCGCAGGTGGGGGCTTGGACAGCGGCCGTCCACGGTGGCCGGACATGGGCGCTCTGGTCCATCGCGGTCTCCCTGACGTGCTGTCGGCTGCTGCCGTTCCTGGTTACCCGATGATGAGATCAACATCGCGCAGGCCCGTCGACGGTTCACCGGGACGGCGCACGCCACAGGCCTGCAGGGGGCGCGACCCACCCCTCGGAAAACCCTCGGCGGGGCGACCTGCGGCGTGCCCGTGCCCGTGGCGGGTGCCGGAGCGCCCGGTGACGCCGCGTCGGGATTCGCCGGGTCGTAGGGCCAATGGCTGATGGCGGGACCGGCCCCGATGTGGGAGAACCGTCCCATGCCCCTCACTGATGCCCAGGTAACGGCCTACCTCGACCGGATCCGCGCCCCTCGCCCCGCGGCTGCGGACCCCGACGCGTTGCGGGCGCTGCATCTGGACCATCTGCGCGCCGTCCCGTTCGAGAACCTCAGCATTCACCTCAAGGAGCCGGTCGTGCTGACTCCTGAGGCGCTGTTCGAGAAGGTCGTGGTCCGGCGTCGGGGCGGGTTCTG
This genomic interval from Streptacidiphilus rugosus AM-16 contains the following:
- a CDS encoding serine hydrolase, translating into MNALTVRAPSPGARPGGGRRRRLPRCAAGTVLVCALLAGCSSHTEAEAHFRPWRTITPAPRSPAAVTASPAARPAPPPRRVSSDVSVASLDRLLGQAPGHVAVAVEDLAGGRTLVRGASARAFVSASIAKVDILAALLLERQDAGATGLNAGQRALATRMIQASDNACADRLFRQAGGAWGIGRANRRFGLTGTAVHTLHWGLTTTTAGDQLRLLQQIFTSRSALTPASRSFIQRLMGQVEADQDWGVSAAADGRHALKNGWLPRPDGTWTVNSIGGVRHRDHLLLIAVLSDHDPSESAGITLIQTLARAGAQAVTGA